In Methanobacterium sp., one genomic interval encodes:
- a CDS encoding serine hydrolase, translating to MKNLGTGVMMIAAVLVAVVIVILPPNPIISDDNTPDTIQTPFNPESFPNNSINTTNSLIFNVNAYSSTILHSTNTQNGLEEQISPIYSPDISKVIALFDPYVENLFENSLIPGAAVVVVYQDKIVYMKTLGVKKVGENDPVDQDTLFEIGSASKAFTSAAMAALVDEGLITWEDLARHYYSDPDKFLLNNSQVSEEINMVDLLSHRSGLPQQAGSYHVMEFWYDFNETLYRLRYLPPESEFRTQYAYQNILYALAGYSASQAAGMTWDDLIKQKIFQPLQMNSSTTTLQEFLNNPNHASNHEIDENGQVNYMEPYNLDAMGPATSISASIKDLGNWIRFQMDNGQFNGQQVVSSQSLGETRNIHIVIDQQTGYTLGYGLGWGVEVGSDSYEIMHSGSTVYSCSYTDLFLTDDLGIMVVANEGTRGIRFGQLLSEMLHKIYKTGALPAGTSTQFISDDSAFNEDAAFTNPHYEQLPQILNSIPLPYPIENYVGNYASDYWGNIKIEKKNETSLLLYPGNNPNPITLNHYSGNTFNESDLQTEVTFSDFVADVPQQVVVKKWEQYGANGTFNRV from the coding sequence TTGAAAAACCTTGGAACTGGTGTGATGATGATTGCCGCGGTTTTGGTGGCGGTGGTAATCGTGATATTACCCCCTAATCCAATTATATCTGACGATAATACTCCAGATACCATTCAAACACCTTTCAACCCAGAGTCATTCCCTAATAATAGTATAAATACCACTAATTCTCTTATTTTTAATGTGAATGCCTACTCTTCAACCATTTTACATAGTACTAATACTCAAAATGGACTTGAAGAACAAATCTCCCCAATTTATTCTCCAGATATTAGTAAGGTCATTGCTTTATTCGATCCCTATGTGGAAAATCTGTTTGAAAATAGTCTTATCCCGGGAGCAGCGGTGGTTGTGGTTTATCAGGACAAAATCGTTTATATGAAGACCCTGGGGGTTAAAAAAGTGGGTGAAAATGATCCTGTAGATCAGGACACCCTATTTGAGATAGGATCCGCTTCCAAAGCTTTCACTTCAGCAGCCATGGCTGCCCTGGTGGATGAGGGCCTGATAACCTGGGAAGATCTGGCACGCCACTACTACAGTGATCCTGATAAATTCCTGCTTAACAACTCTCAGGTCTCTGAAGAAATTAACATGGTTGACCTGCTCTCCCACCGCAGTGGACTGCCCCAACAGGCAGGCAGTTACCATGTAATGGAATTCTGGTATGATTTTAACGAAACCCTCTACCGTTTACGATATTTACCACCGGAAAGTGAATTCAGAACACAGTACGCTTATCAAAATATCCTTTATGCATTAGCTGGTTATTCTGCTTCCCAGGCCGCTGGGATGACCTGGGATGACCTTATAAAGCAAAAGATATTCCAACCACTTCAGATGAATTCCAGTACCACCACCCTCCAGGAATTCCTCAATAATCCTAACCATGCCAGTAACCATGAAATAGATGAAAATGGACAGGTTAACTATATGGAACCTTATAATCTCGATGCCATGGGCCCCGCCACCAGTATAAGTGCTTCTATCAAGGATTTGGGGAACTGGATTCGTTTCCAAATGGATAATGGTCAGTTCAATGGACAACAAGTGGTATCATCCCAGTCTTTAGGTGAAACCCGTAACATTCATATCGTAATTGACCAGCAGACTGGTTACACCCTGGGGTATGGATTGGGCTGGGGTGTGGAAGTGGGATCTGATTCTTATGAAATCATGCACAGTGGATCCACGGTGTATTCCTGCAGTTACACTGATCTCTTCCTCACCGATGATCTGGGCATAATGGTGGTTGCCAATGAAGGAACCAGAGGAATAAGATTCGGACAATTACTGAGTGAAATGTTACATAAAATTTATAAAACCGGCGCATTACCTGCTGGAACTAGTACACAGTTTATTTCTGATGATTCTGCCTTTAATGAGGATGCTGCCTTCACCAACCCCCACTATGAACAGCTTCCCCAAATTTTAAATTCAATCCCCTTACCATATCCTATTGAAAATTACGTGGGAAATTACGCTTCAGACTACTGGGGAAACATTAAAATAGAGAAAAAAAATGAAACCAGCCTTTTACTATACCCTGGGAACAATCCCAATCCCATAACCCTCAACCATTACAGTGGTAATACATTCAATGAAAGTGACCTTCAAACCGAGGTAACTTTCAGTGATTTTGTAGCTGATGTCCCTCAACAAGTGGTTGTTAAAAAATGGGAACAATACGGGGCAAACGGCACATTTAACCGGGTTTAA
- a CDS encoding cation-transporting P-type ATPase, which produces MKINELPPEGVYGELNSSKSGLTTEDAQERLEKYGANQIEEVKKKPVIFKFLANLYQLLALLLWAASILAFLSGTPQLGLPLSQLSLSTLFSVSGRSTRPNRHWRP; this is translated from the coding sequence ATGAAGATCAACGAACTCCCTCCAGAAGGGGTTTATGGAGAATTAAACTCTTCTAAGAGTGGATTGACAACTGAAGATGCCCAAGAGCGGCTTGAAAAATATGGGGCCAATCAGATTGAGGAAGTTAAGAAAAAACCTGTTATTTTTAAGTTTTTGGCTAACCTTTACCAGCTTCTGGCTTTATTACTTTGGGCAGCCAGTATACTTGCTTTTTTAAGTGGTACACCCCAGTTAGGCTTGCCATTATCGCAGTTATCATTATCAACGCTATTTTCAGTTTCTGGCAGGAGTACAAGGCCGAACAGGCACTGGAGGCCCTGA
- a CDS encoding cation-transporting P-type ATPase: MEILSTKLVPGDLLVLEEGDNISSDARLVETSQMKVDSSTLTGESKPVRKFAHEVVEGDRAFVEMGNLVFAGTSVASGSGKAVVFATGRDTEFNQIASLTQEVSQEPSPLQKELARVTRIIAVIAILLGVTLFAVNLWVVKLPLQVAFIFAIGLTVANVPEGLLPTVTLALAASVQKMVRKNALIKRLSSVETLGSTNIICTDKTGTITKNEMTVRKIWLPFETIDVTGAGYSPDGEFLYKGAPIDHREIRELKLLMRSATFCNDSKLREGERLGDKWKIIGDPTEASLLVAARKNGFNWEEEIKKNPRILELPFDSQRKSMTSIHHHNQGQVAYVKGAPKKIITLSPMISDDGVVRPFTDEEKEKVVKIHDKLAASGLRILAMAYRDLPPDFNNYQTENVERNLVFLGMMAMQDPPRPEVKPAVDDCHKAGIRIIMITGDYGLTAQAIAKEVGIVSEDCRIVKGKELNQMSDEEVEEVLMGECNVIFARAVPEHKMRIASILESMDEIVAMTGDGVNDAPALRKADIGVAMGITGTDVAKEAADMILTDDNFATIVEAIKEGRTIYENIRKFITYIFSHETAEIVPFVMMVLFRIPLPITVMQILAIDLGTDTVPALALGVGPAESDVMDRPPRPRKERLLNFGVIFRGYVFLGIIEAALVMSGFFWALTSGGWTWGQQLSFTDPIYLKATSMVFAGIVLAQMGNLLGCQTNRTSVLTVGIFKNRWIIRGIAFSVAVMLSIIYIPPLQGIFGTTALGLIEWLYLLTFVPIMFLADEIRKYMVRRSL, encoded by the coding sequence ATGGAGATATTATCCACCAAACTGGTTCCTGGTGATCTTTTGGTGCTGGAGGAGGGTGATAACATCTCCTCAGATGCCCGTCTGGTGGAGACCAGTCAGATGAAGGTGGATAGTTCCACCCTTACTGGTGAATCCAAACCTGTTCGCAAATTCGCACATGAAGTTGTAGAAGGTGATCGGGCATTTGTAGAGATGGGTAACCTTGTATTTGCAGGGACCAGTGTAGCTTCTGGCTCTGGAAAGGCAGTGGTCTTCGCCACTGGCCGAGATACCGAGTTCAACCAGATAGCCAGTCTAACCCAGGAAGTTAGCCAGGAGCCCAGTCCCTTACAAAAGGAATTGGCAAGGGTAACCCGTATCATAGCGGTTATTGCCATATTACTGGGAGTTACCCTCTTCGCCGTGAACCTCTGGGTGGTTAAGCTCCCACTCCAGGTGGCTTTCATCTTTGCTATTGGACTGACCGTTGCTAATGTTCCTGAAGGGCTGTTACCCACTGTTACACTGGCTCTTGCTGCCTCGGTGCAGAAGATGGTCCGGAAAAATGCCCTTATAAAACGTTTGTCCAGTGTGGAAACCCTGGGATCCACCAACATCATCTGCACTGACAAGACCGGTACTATAACCAAAAATGAGATGACTGTGCGTAAGATATGGCTCCCCTTCGAAACCATTGATGTTACCGGTGCAGGTTACTCTCCAGATGGGGAATTCCTGTACAAGGGTGCACCAATCGATCATCGGGAAATCCGGGAACTCAAGCTCCTCATGAGATCAGCGACCTTCTGTAATGATTCCAAACTCAGGGAAGGTGAAAGACTTGGAGACAAATGGAAGATAATTGGTGACCCCACTGAAGCTTCCCTTCTGGTAGCTGCCCGGAAAAATGGTTTCAACTGGGAAGAAGAGATAAAAAAGAATCCACGAATATTAGAGCTTCCTTTTGACTCCCAGCGAAAATCCATGACCAGCATCCACCATCATAATCAGGGGCAGGTGGCTTACGTTAAAGGTGCTCCAAAAAAAATCATCACCCTTTCTCCCATGATATCTGATGACGGTGTTGTAAGACCATTCACTGATGAAGAGAAAGAAAAAGTGGTTAAAATACACGACAAACTGGCTGCTTCAGGGCTGCGTATATTGGCCATGGCCTATCGTGACTTGCCACCTGATTTCAATAACTATCAGACCGAAAACGTGGAGCGAAATCTGGTATTTCTGGGTATGATGGCCATGCAGGACCCCCCACGCCCAGAAGTGAAGCCTGCTGTTGATGACTGCCATAAAGCTGGTATCCGTATTATTATGATTACCGGTGACTATGGTTTAACTGCCCAAGCCATAGCCAAGGAAGTAGGGATAGTAAGTGAAGATTGCCGCATTGTTAAAGGCAAGGAACTTAACCAGATGAGTGATGAGGAAGTGGAAGAAGTTCTAATGGGAGAGTGTAATGTTATTTTTGCAAGGGCGGTGCCTGAGCATAAAATGCGCATCGCCAGTATCCTGGAAAGCATGGATGAAATTGTAGCCATGACAGGAGACGGTGTTAACGACGCTCCAGCCCTTCGTAAAGCAGACATAGGAGTGGCCATGGGCATCACCGGCACTGATGTTGCCAAGGAAGCCGCAGACATGATACTCACCGATGATAACTTCGCCACCATTGTAGAAGCCATTAAAGAAGGCCGTACTATCTATGAAAATATTCGTAAGTTCATCACCTACATCTTCTCCCACGAAACCGCTGAAATCGTGCCCTTTGTTATGATGGTTCTTTTCAGGATCCCCCTACCAATTACAGTTATGCAAATCCTGGCAATTGACCTGGGAACAGATACTGTCCCCGCTCTGGCGCTGGGAGTTGGTCCTGCCGAGTCGGATGTCATGGACAGACCCCCCCGCCCCCGTAAAGAACGTCTCTTAAATTTTGGAGTTATATTCCGAGGTTACGTCTTTCTAGGTATAATCGAAGCTGCCCTAGTGATGTCAGGATTCTTTTGGGCCCTAACTAGTGGTGGCTGGACTTGGGGCCAGCAACTCTCATTCACAGATCCGATTTACTTGAAGGCCACCAGCATGGTCTTTGCCGGGATTGTCCTGGCACAGATGGGAAACCTCCTGGGCTGCCAGACAAACAGAACCTCGGTACTGACTGTGGGAATCTTCAAAAACAGGTGGATTATAAGGGGGATTGCATTCTCAGTGGCTGTAATGCTGAGTATTATTTACATTCCCCCATTACAGGGCATATTCGGCACCACTGCCCTCGGACTAATCGAATGGCTTTACTTACTTACCTTTGTGCCCATAATGTTCCTGGCAGATGAAATTCGTAAGTACATGGTTAGGAGAAGTCTCTAA
- a CDS encoding TrkA family potassium uptake protein, giving the protein MFVLLRVLRKSLPVVAKQRLTWILILVLCIIAYGTIGFHFIEGQPWTVSFYWTFVTIGTVGYGDYSPKTTLGMFFAISLIILGIGTFALAIESLVNLIFKRQQMKLMGLINVERSKHVVICGWTESTVECIKEIGKTAEIFVLDENEQVQKNALKNGANFVHGDPTRIKDLEKANVKGAQAVIVDMDSDSRTIHSILGIRKIDQKVRVVAEAQRYENIEQIKLAGANQVISPFVISGRLMYKSIDDGYEAMFVQDVLAEHTSREMREVKISPESQFNGLSLLEADIHERTGVVVVGVGRNGDLTIDPPRDYTLETGDVVLGIGKVEEFEKLENTKVT; this is encoded by the coding sequence ATGTTTGTACTTTTAAGGGTACTCAGGAAAAGCCTGCCCGTGGTGGCTAAACAGAGATTAACCTGGATTTTAATCCTGGTTCTCTGCATAATAGCCTATGGAACCATTGGTTTTCATTTCATTGAAGGCCAACCCTGGACCGTGTCATTTTACTGGACCTTTGTGACCATAGGAACCGTTGGATATGGGGATTATAGCCCAAAAACTACCCTGGGAATGTTTTTCGCCATTAGTCTGATCATATTGGGTATCGGAACCTTTGCCCTGGCAATAGAGTCCCTGGTAAACCTAATCTTCAAAAGACAACAGATGAAACTTATGGGGCTGATAAATGTGGAAAGATCAAAACACGTGGTTATATGCGGATGGACCGAAAGCACAGTGGAGTGTATTAAGGAAATAGGGAAAACAGCAGAAATTTTCGTTCTTGATGAAAATGAACAGGTACAAAAAAACGCCCTTAAAAATGGGGCTAACTTCGTCCATGGTGATCCCACCCGTATTAAAGATTTGGAGAAGGCCAATGTCAAAGGGGCTCAGGCAGTTATTGTGGATATGGACTCTGACTCCAGAACAATCCACTCTATCCTGGGAATTCGCAAAATAGACCAGAAGGTGAGGGTGGTGGCTGAGGCCCAACGCTACGAGAACATCGAACAGATAAAACTAGCCGGAGCCAACCAGGTAATCTCACCATTCGTAATATCAGGACGTCTCATGTACAAAAGCATCGATGATGGCTACGAAGCTATGTTCGTCCAAGATGTCCTGGCAGAACACACCAGCCGAGAAATGAGGGAAGTTAAAATCAGTCCTGAAAGCCAGTTCAACGGTTTAAGCCTTTTGGAAGCAGATATCCACGAGAGAACTGGAGTGGTAGTGGTGGGAGTGGGCCGTAACGGAGATCTCACCATTGACCCCCCACGTGATTACACCCTGGAAACCGGAGATGTGGTTCTGGGTATTGGCAAGGTCGAAGAATTCGAAAAACTGGAGAACACTAAGGTAACCTGA
- a CDS encoding DNA/RNA nuclease SfsA, whose amino-acid sequence MKISNLMEGIFKERPNRFTVTFETSSGIEKAHLRDPGRLKELLLPEARLLLRPAQNPDNRKTKYDVIAVWSEGIWVLINSGFHSNLAAELIESGSVPELSDYTIKKREYTFGKSRIDFLLTNMDKRLNNLDKRGKEESQKEGKKNSLENSNKMLLEVKGCTLVEEGHARFPDAPTIRGKRHLEELIKAKNEGMNSAVLFLIPRDDAKVFSPNWEMDPDFSKTLQQAEHENVMIIAYSFTLTYQKKELELKPLKKIKVRVKP is encoded by the coding sequence ATGAAAATCTCAAATTTAATGGAAGGAATATTCAAAGAAAGGCCAAATAGGTTCACCGTAACATTTGAAACATCTTCAGGTATTGAGAAAGCCCATTTAAGAGATCCTGGCAGACTCAAGGAATTACTGCTTCCTGAAGCCCGTTTACTCCTCCGACCTGCTCAAAATCCAGATAATCGCAAGACTAAATATGATGTCATTGCTGTCTGGAGTGAAGGAATCTGGGTGCTCATCAATTCTGGTTTTCACAGTAACCTGGCAGCTGAACTAATTGAATCAGGAAGTGTACCTGAATTATCAGATTACACAATAAAAAAAAGAGAATACACCTTTGGAAAGAGCCGTATTGATTTTCTTTTAACTAACATGGATAAAAGATTAAATAACCTGGATAAAAGAGGAAAAGAAGAGTCTCAAAAGGAGGGTAAAAAAAATTCGCTGGAAAACAGTAATAAAATGCTCCTGGAAGTGAAAGGATGTACCCTGGTTGAAGAAGGCCATGCCCGATTCCCTGATGCACCCACTATCCGGGGAAAAAGACACCTGGAAGAGCTTATTAAAGCAAAAAATGAGGGAATGAATTCTGCAGTTCTTTTTTTGATCCCCAGGGATGATGCTAAAGTTTTTTCACCCAACTGGGAGATGGACCCTGATTTTTCCAAGACACTGCAACAGGCAGAACATGAAAATGTCATGATAATTGCCTATTCTTTCACCCTCACTTATCAGAAAAAAGAATTGGAATTAAAACCATTAAAAAAGATAAAAGTAAGAGTTAAACCTTAA
- the cfbD gene encoding Ni-sirohydrochlorin a,c-diamide reductive cyclase catalytic subunit: MHPRPSPIAASLYTLRDLNADVIILHGPHGCCFRTGRLLENDGVRVVTTAMSENDFIFGASAKLEETLREADELFHPQLVGVVGTCASMIIGEDMREAVNNAGIPAKVLTVESHGGLSEGDNTEGAIAVLEAAQLEGVIPPEEAERQSRMLKKATEIEKTRGMAQGKYIAPSYGDDKEEVASALLEAFENGDKIVFVLNAKKETSYLFADLLKIPFGEMYPENKPVVIANLDLDTGLPRIRQHARNIQEELGETGLEVDIITGGLDEYPMTGEKAVEYLQKENFDLIVVAGVPHALPIEKLDVQSIAITDGPRLVEPLKNLGYTWVVTELDAHAKTLGTDKIVESDFGTVLRGIIAEK; this comes from the coding sequence TTGCATCCCCGACCCAGCCCCATTGCCGCATCCCTTTACACTCTCCGAGATTTAAACGCCGATGTTATCATCCTACATGGACCCCATGGTTGCTGCTTCCGCACTGGTCGTCTTCTGGAAAATGATGGAGTGCGGGTGGTAACCACTGCCATGTCTGAAAATGACTTCATATTCGGTGCCTCCGCCAAACTGGAGGAAACACTTCGTGAAGCAGACGAACTATTCCATCCCCAACTGGTAGGAGTGGTGGGAACCTGTGCCAGTATGATCATCGGTGAAGACATGCGCGAAGCAGTTAACAATGCTGGAATTCCTGCCAAGGTTCTGACTGTGGAATCACATGGTGGTTTGAGTGAAGGTGATAACACCGAAGGAGCCATCGCTGTATTAGAAGCTGCCCAGCTTGAAGGAGTAATTCCCCCCGAAGAAGCTGAAAGGCAAAGCAGGATGCTCAAAAAGGCCACAGAAATTGAAAAAACCAGGGGAATGGCCCAGGGCAAATACATCGCCCCATCCTACGGCGATGATAAGGAAGAAGTGGCCAGTGCGCTTTTGGAAGCCTTTGAAAATGGAGATAAAATTGTATTTGTTCTCAATGCCAAGAAAGAGACCTCTTACCTTTTTGCTGACCTCTTAAAGATACCTTTTGGGGAAATGTACCCTGAAAATAAACCAGTGGTCATTGCCAACCTGGACCTGGATACTGGTCTTCCCCGTATCCGGCAACATGCCCGGAACATCCAGGAGGAACTGGGTGAAACTGGATTAGAGGTGGATATTATAACCGGAGGACTGGATGAATATCCCATGACCGGAGAGAAAGCAGTGGAATATCTACAAAAAGAAAACTTTGACCTGATAGTGGTGGCTGGAGTACCCCATGCCCTGCCCATTGAAAAATTAGATGTTCAATCAATTGCCATTACCGATGGCCCCCGCCTGGTGGAGCCATTGAAAAATTTAGGGTACACATGGGTGGTTACTGAGCTGGATGCCCATGCGAAAACACTGGGAACTGATAAAATAGTTGAATCTGATTTTGGAACTGTTTTAAGGGGAATAATTGCTGAGAAATAA
- a CDS encoding sugar phosphate nucleotidyltransferase codes for MTSTVGMILCGGFGKRLRPLTERVPKPLIEIKDDYTILDKQLFDFKNAGVNQVFLLTGFLSDKIRERFGDDYMGVKIEYVEEDKPLGTLNAIKLGMDAVGEGKQCIIRNGDVVADLNIKKMIESGEKSDHPLSLFITRMVSPYGIVEISGDRLVSFKEKPVLDYYINGGVYFSKGEIDFGDFDVGDIEKTVFPMYAKNNQLGYYQEDGLFWMAIDTSKELEEIRKEYQNREDKPWGYEKILINTEKYLTKELFIREGYQTSYHHHPQKDETMYILSGAGYIEFEDRKEYFGKNDTIRIKPLENHTIVAMENTVLHEISTPHPDDTVRVKDYYDIR; via the coding sequence ATGACCAGTACAGTAGGTATGATACTCTGCGGAGGATTTGGAAAGCGATTAAGGCCCCTCACTGAAAGAGTGCCCAAACCCCTCATTGAAATTAAGGATGATTACACCATTCTGGATAAACAGCTTTTTGACTTTAAAAATGCAGGTGTTAACCAGGTTTTCCTCTTAACCGGATTTTTAAGTGATAAAATACGGGAAAGATTCGGTGACGATTACATGGGTGTGAAAATAGAATACGTAGAAGAAGACAAACCCCTAGGAACCCTTAACGCCATAAAACTGGGAATGGATGCTGTTGGTGAAGGTAAACAGTGTATTATACGTAACGGAGATGTTGTCGCAGATTTAAATATTAAAAAGATGATTGAAAGTGGTGAAAAATCAGACCACCCTCTATCATTATTTATCACCCGCATGGTTTCCCCGTACGGCATAGTGGAGATTAGTGGCGACCGTTTAGTCTCTTTTAAGGAAAAACCCGTTCTTGATTATTATATTAATGGAGGAGTTTACTTCTCCAAGGGAGAAATTGATTTTGGTGACTTTGACGTGGGAGATATTGAAAAGACCGTCTTCCCTATGTACGCCAAGAACAACCAGCTCGGTTACTACCAGGAAGATGGCCTGTTCTGGATGGCCATTGATACCTCCAAGGAACTGGAGGAAATCCGTAAAGAGTACCAGAACCGGGAAGATAAACCATGGGGATACGAAAAGATCCTGATAAACACTGAAAAGTACTTAACCAAAGAGTTATTTATCAGGGAAGGATACCAGACCTCATACCACCACCACCCTCAGAAGGATGAAACTATGTATATCCTCAGTGGAGCAGGATACATAGAATTCGAAGACCGTAAAGAGTACTTCGGCAAAAACGACACCATCCGTATTAAACCTCTGGAAAATCACACCATTGTAGCCATGGAAAACACAGTTCTCCACGAAATATCAACACCCCACCCTGATGACACCGTCCGAGTCAAGGACTATTACGACATTAGGTGA
- the hisH gene encoding imidazole glycerol phosphate synthase subunit HisH, with the protein MITIIDYGSGNLKSIRNGFHRVGAEVLVTRDKEELKKADVMILPGVGAFGTAMENLKKYEDIIHQHIQEDKPFLGVCLGLQVLFSESEESPGVKGLDVFSGKVLRFPETLRDHGLKIPHMGWNNLNIQRDSPLLEGIGRDYMYFVHSYYVRPDNEDVVMATVDYGVEVPAVVAQDNVFATQFHPEKSGEIGLEILKNFLKKVL; encoded by the coding sequence ATGATAACTATTATTGATTACGGCAGTGGAAACCTTAAAAGCATCCGCAATGGATTCCATCGTGTTGGTGCCGAGGTTCTGGTAACTCGGGATAAAGAAGAGTTAAAAAAAGCAGATGTGATGATCCTCCCGGGTGTGGGTGCCTTTGGAACTGCCATGGAAAACCTCAAAAAATATGAGGACATCATCCACCAGCACATCCAGGAGGATAAACCATTTCTGGGCGTTTGTCTGGGTTTACAGGTGTTGTTCAGTGAGAGTGAGGAAAGTCCCGGAGTTAAAGGACTGGATGTGTTTTCGGGAAAAGTATTGCGGTTCCCAGAGACCCTGCGAGACCATGGACTTAAAATACCCCATATGGGATGGAACAACCTTAATATCCAGCGTGATTCTCCTTTACTTGAAGGAATAGGTAGGGATTACATGTACTTCGTCCACTCCTACTATGTACGTCCCGATAATGAGGATGTGGTGATGGCCACAGTGGATTATGGTGTGGAAGTTCCAGCAGTGGTGGCCCAGGACAATGTATTCGCCACTCAGTTTCACCCTGAAAAAAGCGGAGAAATTGGTCTGGAAATACTGAAAAACTTCCTTAAAAAAGTTTTATAA
- a CDS encoding AIR synthase-related protein: MDIEGFARRALVDHDEESVQKSLQEKILEFKDIKPEQASKMAQAVLDEVKYTLQIEDHPDESLKKLIKYPKSGIGMGQMGVGSRGAGDFFVHRQIAEIVRSSHTNAFINPTAQDDGGVVKAAAGADEVYITTAVDGIHSRLSEYPFLGGFHVARASMRDVCVMGSQPVALLSDLHLADDGEVAKLFDYTAGVCAVSELTGVPLVAGSTLRVGGDMVLGDRLVSAVGTVGISPHPPTARKRAEAGDVILLTEGSGGGTITTTALYHGLFDVVWETMDISFIQASEAILKAGLLPKVHAMTDVTNGGLRGDAHEISQTTGLGLAFWEDEIRQLVNPKVLEMLESLDIDHLGVSVDSLMIIAPEDVAREVEKAVSSAGVRIGRIGEVDATGIPRLITDHGEEELKPLFREAAYTKVKKIVGDLHPEDFEEMKHKVERSALEAIAKKDEVVARIKEKYDK, translated from the coding sequence GTGGATATAGAAGGTTTCGCCAGGCGTGCCCTGGTAGATCATGACGAAGAATCTGTACAAAAAAGCCTCCAGGAGAAGATCCTGGAATTTAAAGACATCAAACCAGAACAGGCCAGTAAGATGGCACAGGCAGTCCTGGATGAAGTCAAATACACCCTACAAATCGAAGACCACCCTGATGAATCCCTTAAAAAACTGATAAAATATCCCAAATCAGGAATTGGGATGGGCCAGATGGGTGTGGGTTCCCGAGGTGCAGGAGACTTCTTCGTTCATCGTCAAATCGCAGAAATCGTACGTAGCAGCCACACCAATGCCTTCATCAACCCCACAGCCCAGGACGACGGAGGGGTGGTTAAAGCAGCTGCCGGAGCAGATGAAGTATACATAACCACAGCCGTTGATGGAATACACTCCCGTCTAAGCGAATATCCTTTCCTAGGAGGTTTCCATGTGGCCCGAGCATCCATGCGGGATGTTTGTGTCATGGGCTCCCAACCAGTGGCACTCCTGAGCGACCTTCATCTGGCAGACGATGGAGAAGTAGCTAAACTCTTCGATTACACTGCAGGAGTATGCGCCGTGTCAGAACTCACTGGAGTTCCCCTGGTAGCAGGTAGTACCCTCCGTGTGGGTGGAGATATGGTCTTGGGAGACCGGCTGGTAAGCGCCGTGGGTACGGTGGGAATATCCCCTCACCCTCCCACCGCCCGTAAACGGGCTGAAGCCGGAGACGTTATCCTCTTAACCGAAGGATCCGGTGGAGGAACCATAACCACCACTGCACTCTACCACGGCCTCTTCGATGTGGTGTGGGAAACCATGGATATCAGCTTCATACAGGCCTCTGAGGCCATATTAAAGGCAGGGCTCCTTCCTAAAGTTCATGCCATGACTGATGTTACCAACGGAGGACTCCGGGGCGATGCTCATGAGATATCCCAAACCACAGGATTGGGACTGGCCTTCTGGGAGGATGAAATCCGACAACTGGTTAACCCTAAGGTGCTGGAGATGCTGGAAAGCCTGGACATTGACCATCTGGGTGTTTCTGTGGATTCCCTCATGATCATAGCACCCGAAGATGTTGCACGTGAGGTGGAAAAGGCAGTTTCCAGTGCTGGAGTCCGAATTGGGAGAATAGGGGAAGTGGATGCTACAGGAATCCCTCGTCTCATCACTGACCACGGTGAAGAAGAACTTAAACCCCTCTTCCGTGAGGCAGCATACACCAAGGTCAAAAAGATCGTTGGCGACCTGCACCCTGAAGACTTTGAGGAAATGAAGCATAAGGTGGAAAGATCAGCACTGGAAGCCATTGCCAAGAAAGACGAAGTGGTGGCAAGGATAAAGGAAAAATACGATAAATAA